TAGCTGCTGCGGCAACTGTCCACTGAACTTTCGACTTACTTACCCCCTCAGTATAATATTTTTTAAGAGCTTTAAAATTACTATTGGAGAGAGTGTTAATTTTTTGAGGATTTAAATCTGTAAGGTTATCGGGAAGTTCACTACCAATCAATCGTAAGACAGCAGCTCCTTCTTTTACAAATTCTTCATATTTTTGGCTAAGATAGTGAGGCACATACGCTAGATCATCGTCTTCTATCGAATCCAAGAGGCGAGTTCTTATTAAACGAGGCTCAATAAAATCTACATTCACATGCTTGGCTCCTCGGCGATAAGCTATTTGGCAAAGCAGATGGGTAAGCTCACGATGGCAAATTTCTGCTGTAATGTTAACAATCTGTCCTTTTTGTACATTTAAGCCATGTTCTATCAGTAACTGGGCATAAGTATAGAGTTTTTGTTTAAAATCCATCATTTTTTTAAGCCTCAAAATGGTTTAATAGTGTGTATTTTTTTCAAGTTTGCTATACTACCTTTTATTTAATAACCTTTAAAGGAGGAAATAAAGAAGAATGACATCACAAGAACGCACACTCTCCATCATTAAGCCAGATGCTGTAGGTAAAAATCAGATAGGTGAAATCCTTGCTCGCTTTGAAAAAAATGGGTTAAAGATTGTGGCTGCTAAAATGAAACATTTAAGCCAGCAGGAAGCCGAGGGGTTTTATGCTATTCATAAAGAGCGTCCTTTTTTTAAAGACCTTGTTAGCTTTATGATTTCAGGTCCTGTACTCATTACGGTATTAGAAGGTAACCAGGCTGTCCTTAAAAACCGAGAAATTATGGGAGCTACTGATCCCAAGAAAGCCTCTCCAGGCACTATTCGTGCAGATTTTGCCCACTCCATCGATGAAAATTGCGTACATGGTTCAGATTCTGCTGAAAATGCTCAAACCGAAATTAACTATTTCTTTAAAAGCACTGAAATCTGCCCTCATACCCGTTAAAACTATAAGGACATTCACTATGTTAAGGACGACCCTATTTTTTCTATTTGCTTGTTTAACTCCTTTTTCGCTAATGGCTGCGGATGTTAATCCTTCTCCTCAACAGACTTTATCTATGATAAAGCCTGATGGTATCGCGAATAAGCATGTAGGTGAAATTATTGCACGTTTTGAAAAAAATGGCTTACAAATTTCAGCTGCAAAAATGCTCCATTTGACTGCCGAGCAAGCAGGTCAATTTTATGCAGTCCATAAAGATCGCCCTTTTTACAAAGATCTTATCAACATGATGAGCTCCGGGCCTGTCATGGTGATGGTACTAGAAGGCGAAGATGCTATAGCTAAAAATCGTCAATTAATGGGTGCCACTGACCCTTCTAAAGCTGCTGCTTCCACTATTCGTGCAGATTTTTCTAAATCCGTCACAGAAAATACTGTCCATGGGTCAGATTCAGTAGAAAATGCTAAACTAGAAATTGCTTTCTTCTTTAAACCTGAGGAGATTGTCAATCCTATTAAGTAAGCATCTGTAGACTTTTACAATAAGGGCACGAAATTAAAAGCGGAGATAGAAGGGTTAAACCTTGGGTTTTATCCTTTTTTCCCTGCTGCCCTTTTTTTAAGATTTAATGCCTAGCAGCTCTATCGGCCTTTTATAATTTAAAATCCTCTCCAAGGTAGGTACGACGGGCCTGCTGATCATTAACTAAAGTATCGACTGTTCCAGATAGGATGACTTTTCCCTCGCTCACTAGATAGCTACGATCGACAATGGAAAAAATCTCGCGGGCATTATGGTCTGTAATTAAAATGCTGATATTTTTCTGCGCTAGATGTGAAACCATCTGCTTGACTTCTTGAACCGATAAAGGATCAATATTCGCAAAAGGCTCATCGAGCATTAAAAGGGTAGGATCGGTCACAAGGGCTCGAGTAATTTCTAAGCGACGTCTTTCCCCGCCTGAAAGCGCTATAGCTTTTTTCTTGGCTAAAGGTTCAAGATGAAGTTCTTGTAACAACTTTTCCAAGCGTAATTTACGCTCTGCTTTAGTTAAGGGCAAGCACTCTAAAATGCACATAATGTTTTCTTCAACAGTTAGGTAACGAAAAACAGAAGGCTCCTGAGCTAGATAGCCCATTCCCATACGTGCGCGCATATGCATAGCAGAACGGGTGACATCATATTTATTAAAGGATACAGTGCCTGCATCGGGACGTATAAGCCCTACCGTCATATAAAAAGCCGTGGTCTTACCTGCTCCATTAGGACCTACAAGTCCTACGATTTCTCCTTTTTTAACATAGAAAGATAGGCCATTAACGACTTTACGCCCATTATAACTTTTCTGAAGATCCTGAACCTCTAAACATATGTTATGCTCGTTATTATGCATGACTTAAGATACCTATACCTATTTTTTCTTCAAAAGCTGGAAACCGTTCTTGCAACATCTTGCATTCCTTTTCTATCAAATTAAAACGAACATCGCCTATTCCTTGTACTCTATCTTTTTTCGTATAAGGATCTTTTAGCACTTTTACAGAAGGCGCACTAATCTGCAAATGATTAGATCCATCAAGAAAAAGCACGCGCTTTCCATAATCCGATAAAAATAACATTTCTTGGGTCTCTATATTATATTCTAAACGATCAGATAGGGCTAGATGGGAAAATTGCTCTTGCTTTTCTTTGTCATTAGCCTTGCGTTTGAGTAACCAAATGTTACCCTTAAGAAATAATTTTACCGGCTTTAGCTGCTGGGCAATTTCATCATAATAAATAAAAGCTTCATCCGCATATATCTCACCCATAGCGCCTGTAAAATGCACCTGCTGGCCCTTCATAACGTGGGCATTAGCATCTCGTGGGCTTTCCAGATGAGCCTGTCTTAACTTTCGATCCACTGTAAGCTTATGATAAGTAGAAAGAGTATAATCTAGGCCTTTTGTCTTATCTTGGTAGTTTAAAACCGAAGGACCTCTACATTCAATCAAACTCACTTGCTTGCTTGCATTTATTGGCTGCCTAGAGATATAAACCTTTTCGGGAGTTGTTAATTTGCCTAAACCTAAATAATCAATTTCAATTTGCTGGTATAAAGTAAGAATATCTTGTTGCTCATCCCAGGTCATGGCCGCACAGGAAAAATTTATTCCATAGGCTGGCTCATTGGCGGTACCTGTATAAAGAGAGCCGCTAGGTTTATCAAACTCTAATTGCCGCCTAAAAACATCCCAGTCAATTTTCTGGGCATTGATAAAATCTCCTTTGGGATTACTTAGGCGACAAATTCCTGATGATTTATTAGCTTGCAAAGATAAGACCCCCACCCTATTAGTTTGCGCGGTGTTTCGCTTATCTGGAACAAAGGGTGACTTTGTTCTTTTATAGGTTCCATGATCAGCTTGTGCGAAAATTTCATGATTGTAACTGATAGTCACGTTAGGAGAGGCGGAAATTTCACTTATAGCAAGAAAAGATTTTCCCTCTTGTTCCTGCCGTTGCAGATAGATGGTCAGTTGATGGCTTTTAATTTCTAGAGGTTTAGTGAGAAGGGAAGCTTTCTCTTGAATGTTTTCTTTATAAACAACATCTTCATGGTTGGGACCATTCAAAAATTTTCCTACCAAGTTCTGAGCGTCTATTTCGGCTTCCGAGCAGCTCATCTGTCCACCGTCTTGCAAGGCAATTTCAGCCCCCTGGACTATTTTAAGGCGAGAAAAGCTCCTTTTCTTAGCCTCTTTTGTTGGAAAAATAATTATCTCTTGAGCATTCACCTTTCCTAACTCATGCTCAAGGAACACTTTGCCGCTTAGATGAACTAATTCTCCATTGTAATGCATACTTTCTGCTTCAACACTCAAAGGTGTTGATTCTTCAGCAAGCAGGCAATTGAAAAGAAGGCAAAATAAGAAGAAAT
This sequence is a window from Neochlamydia sp. AcF84. Protein-coding genes within it:
- the ndk gene encoding nucleoside-diphosphate kinase, which codes for MAADVNPSPQQTLSMIKPDGIANKHVGEIIARFEKNGLQISAAKMLHLTAEQAGQFYAVHKDRPFYKDLINMMSSGPVMVMVLEGEDAIAKNRQLMGATDPSKAAASTIRADFSKSVTENTVHGSDSVENAKLEIAFFFKPEEIVNPIK
- the ndk gene encoding nucleoside-diphosphate kinase, with amino-acid sequence MTSQERTLSIIKPDAVGKNQIGEILARFEKNGLKIVAAKMKHLSQQEAEGFYAIHKERPFFKDLVSFMISGPVLITVLEGNQAVLKNREIMGATDPKKASPGTIRADFAHSIDENCVHGSDSAENAQTEINYFFKSTEICPHTR
- the lptB gene encoding LPS export ABC transporter ATP-binding protein, whose amino-acid sequence is MHNNEHNICLEVQDLQKSYNGRKVVNGLSFYVKKGEIVGLVGPNGAGKTTAFYMTVGLIRPDAGTVSFNKYDVTRSAMHMRARMGMGYLAQEPSVFRYLTVEENIMCILECLPLTKAERKLRLEKLLQELHLEPLAKKKAIALSGGERRRLEITRALVTDPTLLMLDEPFANIDPLSVQEVKQMVSHLAQKNISILITDHNAREIFSIVDRSYLVSEGKVILSGTVDTLVNDQQARRTYLGEDFKL